Genomic DNA from Thermodesulfobacteriota bacterium:
AGCGCCCGGAACATGTGCGGTGGCAAACATGATTGATGTCTTATCATTTTCCGTTGGATCGGTTTTGTCTTTTCCGATGACCAGAAACCGGGTGATGTTCCGGTCATTATTTTCAATCCTGGTTGCAGCCACTTCAAGGTTATACAGGTGTGCCGCTGCTCTGGCACCGATCGCAGCGGACCCGATTGTTTCGGTGGCTTTTTTTGCTGCCTGTGCCGTACTGTTGCATTCTTTATGATCCGCTGTGGGTAGATGGCTCCTGATCCAGTTGCGGCACTGGGCAAACGCATGGGAATGGGAATAAATCACCTTTATTTCATCAATTGTTTTTGTCCGGGATAATAAATCATGTGATATGGGTTGGAAAATCTCGGCACATATTTTTAAATCAGATTCAAAAAAAAGATCAAGGGTATGATTCACCGACCCTTCATTGGAGTTTTCCACCGGCACCACACCGTAGGCGCATAAGCCTTTTTCCACTTCGGAAAATACATCATAAATGGCCGGCTGTGACATATAACTCACATTTAGCCCAAAATGATTCATTGCCGCAATATGGGTAAATGTTGCCTCGGGTCCAAGATAGCTGATTTTTTGGGGCTGTTGGATCTCCCTGGATTCCGCAATGATTTGAGTAAATATATGCTCCAGAGTATCATTGCGCAGGTGACCCTGGTTGATTTCTTTAAGCCTTGTTATAATAGCCATCTCACGCGCTTTGTCCGTGACCGGCTCATTATTTTTTCTCTTGATGGCGCCTATTTCTTTTCCCAACAAGAGTCTTTGGTTAATTAAATCCAGAA
This window encodes:
- the pheA gene encoding prephenate dehydratase, with protein sequence MRHADSHINELRKSIDEIDEKILDLINQRLLLGKEIGAIKRKNNEPVTDKAREMAIITRLKEINQGHLRNDTLEHIFTQIIAESREIQQPQKISYLGPEATFTHIAAMNHFGLNVSYMSQPAIYDVFSEVEKGLCAYGVVPVENSNEGSVNHTLDLFFESDLKICAEIFQPISHDLLSRTKTIDEIKVIYSHSHAFAQCRNWIRSHLPTADHKECNSTAQAAKKATETIGSAAIGARAAAHLYNLEVAATRIENNDRNITRFLVIGKDKTDPTENDKTSIMFATAHVPGALYKALQPLDEAGINMVKLESRPAKHENWRYFFFVDFQGHIRDPVVHQTITRMKKLCLHLKHLGSYPMAKP